In Planctomycetia bacterium, one DNA window encodes the following:
- a CDS encoding cytidylate kinase-like family protein: MTIKLSTSQSAAWKLAERQMRNWELSRQQKPPSAADAQQPEVQTFVAISRQVGAGGHEIAERVGELLGWPVFDRQILDLMAGEDEMRRRLYQALDERDVNWLEEMVRMMGPEGPTRMDYFHRLVEVVLALARKSHGIFLGRAADLILPSALGLRVRIIAPLAWRLERFAQSNQISENEAKSRITELESERAALIRRHFHVSPDDSERYDLVLNRERWTVDGLAQLIVAAARVKGVIPSR; this comes from the coding sequence ATGACCATCAAACTGTCCACATCCCAATCGGCGGCCTGGAAATTGGCCGAGCGGCAAATGCGGAACTGGGAGTTGTCGCGACAGCAGAAGCCGCCGTCGGCCGCGGACGCGCAACAGCCTGAAGTTCAGACGTTTGTCGCAATATCCCGGCAGGTGGGCGCGGGCGGGCACGAGATCGCGGAGCGGGTCGGTGAGCTGCTGGGGTGGCCGGTGTTTGATCGCCAGATTCTGGATCTGATGGCGGGGGAGGATGAGATGCGCCGCCGGCTGTACCAGGCGCTGGATGAGCGCGACGTGAACTGGCTGGAGGAAATGGTGCGCATGATGGGTCCGGAGGGTCCGACGCGGATGGACTACTTCCACCGGCTGGTCGAGGTGGTGCTGGCGTTGGCGCGCAAGAGCCACGGCATCTTTCTGGGCCGCGCGGCGGACCTGATTCTTCCAAGCGCGCTGGGGCTGCGCGTACGGATCATCGCGCCGCTGGCGTGGCGCCTCGAACGCTTCGCCCAGTCGAACCAGATCAGCGAGAACGAGGCCAAGTCCCGGATCACCGAGCTGGAGTCCGAACGGGCCGCTCTGATCCGGCGGCATTTTCACGTCTCCCCCGATGATTCGGAACGATACGATCTGGTTCTCAATCGCGAGCGATGGACCGTCGACGGCCTGGCGCAGCTCATCGTCGCCGCCGCGCGCGTCAAGGGGGTGATTCCGTCTCGCTGA
- a CDS encoding DUF4440 domain-containing protein, translating to MNANQSVCHRFVRVGAILAMALVGACNARQAHPEIARVLDDQIAAWNRGDLDGFMAGYWKSDDLTFETTGGVTKGWQAVLERYRKRYATRDQMGTLRFRDLVISRTGPDAAEASGRWEVRAVDGRSSGHFYLTMRQIDGAWVIVKDRTTSD from the coding sequence ATGAACGCGAACCAATCCGTTTGCCATCGATTCGTTCGCGTGGGGGCCATCCTGGCGATGGCTCTCGTTGGCGCTTGCAATGCCCGGCAGGCTCACCCGGAAATCGCTCGCGTGCTCGACGACCAGATTGCCGCATGGAACCGCGGCGATCTCGACGGCTTCATGGCCGGTTACTGGAAGAGCGACGATCTCACGTTCGAAACGACCGGCGGAGTGACAAAGGGCTGGCAGGCTGTGCTCGAGCGCTACCGGAAGCGTTACGCGACGCGCGATCAGATGGGCACCCTACGCTTTCGCGACTTGGTCATCTCTCGCACCGGGCCGGACGCGGCCGAGGCGTCGGGCCGGTGGGAAGTCCGCGCGGTCGACGGTCGCTCCTCCGGGCATTTCTACCTCACGATGCGGCAGATCGACGGCGCTTGGGTGATTGTGAAGGATCGCACGACCAGCGATTAG